Proteins found in one Nitratiruptor sp. SB155-2 genomic segment:
- a CDS encoding DUF2603 domain-containing protein, with protein MNIEKSNGKSLMTKINNLAKELGIENPQGVTIVRLEDTEDPNKKTLELVQGSWESKAPWFVIDKEEKVHVLSTLESILHLIRSLNEAKYENFNLKLEKAILENLPIDFNDVWVVAMSEIQKRLTESKNKNLLDIDIKKLVKDIKKHHPNLFMQLKDLQFPPQGHQ; from the coding sequence GTGAATATAGAAAAAAGCAATGGCAAATCATTGATGACGAAGATTAACAATCTTGCGAAAGAGCTTGGAATTGAGAATCCTCAAGGCGTAACTATCGTTCGTCTTGAAGATACGGAGGATCCAAACAAAAAGACCCTTGAGCTTGTACAGGGGAGCTGGGAGAGCAAAGCGCCTTGGTTCGTTATCGACAAAGAGGAGAAAGTCCATGTACTTTCTACACTTGAATCGATACTCCATCTGATTCGCTCTTTAAATGAAGCGAAATATGAAAATTTCAACCTCAAACTGGAAAAAGCGATTTTAGAAAATCTCCCAATCGATTTTAACGATGTTTGGGTTGTTGCCATGAGTGAAATCCAAAAAAGGCTCACTGAGAGCAAAAACAAAAATCTGCTCGATATCGATATCAAAAAGCTTGTGAAAGATATCAAGAAACACCATCCAAATCTTTTCATGCAACTCAAAGATTTACAATTTCCTCCACAAGGCCATCAATGA
- the hemN gene encoding oxygen-independent coproporphyrinogen III oxidase — protein sequence MIDFEKFVKYSKPGPRYTSYPTAVEFSEEFSYERYIEKLHAQKDETPLSLYFHLPFCRSACYFCGCNVVFTSKEDKKERYISYLQKELDILKNHINPDREVIQLHFGGGTPTFFSPEQLQRIVASIKEVFGNWSSEAEVSCEIDPRFLSEEHMQVLSEGGFNRVSFGVQDFNEQVQQAVHRIQSFEETKMAVDLARKYGMQSVNIDLIYGLPFQTLESFKKTLDMTLQLDPDRLAVFNYAHVPWLKKTMRKIDETTLPTPDVKLQILKYTIDFFTSNGYKMIGMDHFAKPDDELFRAIEKGELHRNFQGYTTKGGADLIGIGLTSIGEGEDYYAQNFKEMQEYEAAIDEGRLPFHRGVELGFDDKVRKAVIMELMANFKLDIPRIEKEFGIDFKDYFQEALQDLKEFEDEGLVTIQDDAIEVSPTGTLLIRNIAMPFDAYMKKHGDSKKVFSKTV from the coding sequence ATGATCGATTTTGAAAAATTTGTCAAATATTCAAAACCGGGACCAAGATATACGAGCTATCCCACAGCTGTAGAGTTTAGTGAAGAGTTTTCGTATGAGAGATACATCGAAAAGCTTCATGCTCAAAAGGATGAAACGCCGCTATCACTCTATTTTCACCTCCCCTTTTGCCGAAGTGCCTGCTACTTTTGCGGATGCAATGTGGTTTTTACCTCAAAAGAGGATAAAAAAGAGCGCTACATCAGCTATTTGCAAAAAGAGCTTGATATCCTAAAAAATCATATCAATCCAGACAGAGAGGTGATCCAGCTCCATTTTGGTGGCGGAACGCCTACATTTTTCTCTCCCGAGCAGCTACAAAGAATCGTTGCATCCATTAAAGAGGTGTTTGGGAACTGGAGCAGTGAAGCGGAAGTGAGCTGTGAGATCGACCCGAGATTTCTGAGCGAAGAGCATATGCAAGTTTTGAGTGAGGGAGGTTTCAACCGGGTCAGTTTCGGCGTGCAGGATTTTAACGAACAGGTTCAGCAAGCGGTGCATAGGATCCAAAGTTTTGAAGAGACAAAAATGGCGGTGGACCTTGCCAGGAAATATGGCATGCAAAGCGTCAATATCGATCTTATCTATGGCCTTCCGTTCCAAACGCTTGAGAGTTTCAAAAAGACGCTGGATATGACGCTGCAGCTTGATCCCGATCGACTGGCCGTTTTCAACTATGCCCATGTGCCTTGGCTGAAAAAAACGATGAGAAAAATAGATGAGACCACACTTCCTACACCGGATGTAAAGTTGCAGATTCTCAAATACACCATCGACTTTTTTACCTCCAACGGATACAAAATGATCGGTATGGATCACTTTGCAAAACCGGATGATGAACTGTTTAGAGCGATCGAAAAGGGAGAACTGCATAGAAACTTTCAAGGCTATACCACAAAAGGCGGTGCCGATCTTATAGGCATAGGTCTGACAAGTATCGGAGAAGGTGAGGACTACTACGCCCAAAACTTCAAAGAGATGCAAGAGTATGAAGCGGCGATTGACGAAGGAAGACTCCCTTTTCATCGAGGTGTGGAGCTCGGTTTTGATGACAAGGTGAGAAAAGCGGTCATCATGGAACTGATGGCCAATTTCAAACTCGATATCCCAAGAATCGAAAAAGAGTTTGGCATCGATTTCAAAGACTATTTTCAAGAGGCTTTACAAGATCTCAAAGAGTTCGAAGACGAGGGGCTTGTAACGATCCAAGATGACGCGATCGAAGTGAGTCCTACTGGGACTTTGCTTATCCGAAATATCGCTATGCCGTTTGACGCCTACATGAAAAAGCATGGAGACAGTAAGAAGGTCTTTAGCAAAACAGTATGA
- a CDS encoding PD-(D/E)XK nuclease family protein — protein MKLLVFTTKKQLRNYAAAHSDTLLPKLLTIQEFLDRAILTEKIFIPQELRLHYFYEACKNVPLEKLGIEKNFERFVHEADLIYSFLKEVHLEKVDLETIAQYDIYASYPEHLAIIQAIYKNYKKLLDAKGLVDPITLEDFAINNAYFDQFESITIYLSGYLSRFDQGIISAIRTPVTIELEVTPFNTALAKKMFGIQKPGVYQIDQKGNIETIPEYREEPTIEVCGFPKRIEQTNFVFAKIEEFVRSGIDPQNIAVILPQKDFKEFLEAFDRLDNLNFSMGDSFIYSKLYRKLEALYRYCYFGEEEYLIKLSEEEIHTFQSIDSWLKLESFIQSLATDKEKRVIEESLYLFGRLIENIEIDVKDMIKLLLERLKELSFDDVRGGKVTVMEMLESRGCRYEGVVIVDFNEEAVPKIGSEDLFLDTNLRKKTGLPTMTDKESLQKHYYYQLMRYAKKVALSYVKNEESDISRFFYELPFQKQQEVPKRYENVLYTKTQKENVYEKDATFKLPKVLTPTTLEVLLRCPLRYYLRYIEQIKGPKEKIVGFDIHEAINEAVASRPESVQDYFEKIMQRLTKNVSRYEEYRLRVEWEEKLRKFAQEDFSLLRGKVSIEKNHGRAFGNFILEARADRVVKRDGKIFIYDYKTNKTGNYLNVYEKDENKLQAEFYAYIWQSDEVYFWDLYNVKLQRIDTSKAKEQIEKAIEKLVGVTKKSEDLNYCKYCLYKFGCKGLT, from the coding sequence ATGAAACTCCTTGTTTTCACTACAAAAAAGCAGCTGCGAAATTACGCTGCTGCTCATTCTGACACTCTTTTACCAAAACTGCTGACCATTCAAGAGTTTCTCGATAGAGCGATTCTGACAGAGAAGATATTTATCCCTCAAGAGCTGAGGCTGCATTACTTTTATGAAGCGTGCAAAAATGTTCCACTGGAAAAACTTGGCATTGAGAAAAATTTTGAACGGTTCGTACATGAAGCAGACTTGATCTACTCATTTTTGAAAGAGGTGCATCTAGAAAAGGTGGATTTGGAAACAATCGCACAGTACGATATCTATGCATCCTATCCGGAGCATCTTGCCATCATTCAAGCGATTTACAAAAACTATAAAAAATTGCTGGATGCAAAAGGTCTTGTTGATCCTATCACTTTAGAAGATTTTGCAATCAACAATGCATACTTTGATCAGTTTGAATCGATTACGATCTATCTTTCTGGATATTTGAGCCGGTTTGATCAAGGGATCATCAGTGCTATTCGAACTCCTGTTACCATCGAGTTGGAAGTGACACCATTCAATACTGCTCTTGCAAAAAAGATGTTTGGGATCCAAAAGCCAGGTGTGTACCAAATTGATCAAAAAGGCAATATCGAAACGATACCAGAATATAGAGAGGAGCCGACGATTGAGGTGTGTGGTTTCCCAAAAAGAATAGAACAGACAAACTTTGTCTTTGCCAAAATAGAGGAGTTTGTTCGATCTGGAATTGATCCGCAAAATATCGCCGTCATTTTACCCCAAAAGGATTTTAAGGAGTTTTTGGAAGCCTTTGATCGTTTGGACAATCTCAATTTCAGTATGGGAGACTCTTTCATCTATTCAAAGCTCTATAGAAAATTGGAAGCGCTCTATCGATACTGTTATTTTGGGGAAGAGGAGTATTTGATCAAATTAAGCGAAGAGGAGATTCACACCTTTCAATCAATCGATTCTTGGCTGAAGCTAGAGAGTTTTATCCAAAGCTTGGCTACCGATAAAGAAAAGAGGGTGATCGAGGAGAGTCTCTATCTTTTTGGAAGGCTTATCGAAAACATCGAGATTGATGTCAAGGATATGATAAAGCTGCTGCTGGAGAGACTCAAAGAGCTGAGTTTCGATGACGTTCGTGGCGGGAAAGTGACGGTGATGGAGATGTTGGAGAGCAGAGGGTGTCGATACGAAGGTGTGGTTATCGTCGATTTCAATGAAGAGGCCGTACCAAAAATCGGTAGCGAAGATCTTTTTTTAGATACCAATCTGCGAAAAAAAACAGGGCTTCCCACTATGACGGACAAAGAGTCTTTACAAAAGCACTACTACTACCAGCTAATGCGATATGCAAAAAAGGTGGCACTCTCTTACGTCAAAAACGAAGAAAGCGATATCAGTCGCTTTTTTTATGAACTACCTTTTCAAAAACAGCAAGAAGTTCCAAAACGTTATGAAAATGTACTCTATACGAAAACGCAAAAAGAGAATGTGTATGAAAAAGATGCAACATTTAAGTTGCCGAAAGTATTGACCCCTACAACTTTGGAGGTACTGCTTCGATGTCCACTGCGTTACTACCTTCGTTATATCGAGCAGATCAAGGGACCAAAAGAGAAGATTGTGGGATTTGATATCCATGAGGCTATCAATGAAGCAGTAGCTTCCAGACCCGAAAGTGTTCAAGACTATTTTGAAAAGATAATGCAAAGATTGACGAAAAACGTTTCACGGTATGAAGAGTATCGACTTCGCGTGGAATGGGAAGAGAAGCTTCGAAAATTTGCCCAGGAAGATTTTTCCCTTTTACGGGGGAAGGTGTCCATTGAGAAAAATCATGGAAGAGCATTTGGGAATTTCATTCTTGAGGCGAGGGCCGACAGAGTCGTTAAAAGAGATGGCAAGATTTTTATCTACGACTATAAAACCAATAAGACCGGCAACTATCTAAACGTATACGAGAAGGATGAAAACAAATTGCAAGCGGAGTTTTACGCCTACATTTGGCAAAGCGACGAGGTCTATTTTTGGGATTTGTATAACGTGAAGTTGCAGCGTATCGATACTTCCAAAGCAAAGGAACAGATTGAGAAGGCGATCGAGAAACTCGTAGGGGTTACAAAAAAGAGTGAAGATTTGAACTATTGTAAATATTGCCTCTATAAATTTGGATGCAAGGGGCTTACATGA
- a CDS encoding RecB-like helicase: MNLIALKASAGTGKTYSLALYYLARLFEGANPYDIVAITFTNKAANEMRERVIDFLFDLDEEKLEQIASIIQKDPKTLSMKQQQVIRKFLVSRLNILTIDAFVQKILRKFAFFASLSPDFTIETIEVFESFINALEEKEFMRLTNFAKWFGQSGIGTFFDTLYEKDKELPAVQCTIQDNMEEVLSLYHKIVEHIHNVGTEAKKRDFQPVARVEEFLFTKSGGIRAWLMKEEFKIPGVPASHEVQEIFVQLKNAIKKYYDFKEAKFLQTLFDYYEQFKIQRKRLIAQRNALDFTDIKHYTYDLLQDSIEKDFLYFRLDSKISHILFDEFQDTSVEDWKIFEPLVDEIASGMGVQEQRSFFYVGDVKQAIYGFRGGQAELFDWVARRYGMQIEELDVNYRSRSNIVEYVNEMFGLEQKSDKTGGYVEVRESESLLEDLQAKVQMLLDSGVQEDQIAILVPTNNDVFQVADFLQESLGLKATTSSSKLLIHQPYAKAIIEAIKYIYSKEKIHLFNFQSVASQELDTFKEHKPVQLIRKIADRYDLWDDSVLELLEHSVTYKDIEEFVEKIDQCGIEVQSASQGVEVLTVHKSKGLAFEHTIVLDRLGLDRSRKENIIFDYEGIDLKRVVLRQKGREQFDQEYRQLLEKEEQKELQELRNVAYVALTRAKDSLIVLKNPNSKRYGFLQETRRGEVVAQKSGNDEKIVPFAWKMRNYGKQEIIEEAEYRPNDFKAIYKGEAYHQSLEIGFAYAKSRFALLSDLEHMQEEVEKVQEMIEKRFKPICYKEIPFVSGDKLGIIDLLIEEDERYIIIDYKSTRPHDESGYIKQVQFYKESIEKITGKKAEGYLLYIDELQLKKV; this comes from the coding sequence ATGAACCTTATCGCCCTCAAGGCGAGTGCCGGGACCGGAAAAACATACAGTTTGGCGCTTTACTATCTTGCGAGACTTTTTGAAGGGGCAAATCCCTATGATATTGTGGCCATCACCTTTACCAATAAAGCGGCCAACGAGATGCGAGAGCGGGTGATTGATTTTTTGTTTGATCTGGATGAGGAGAAACTGGAACAAATTGCTTCGATTATACAAAAAGACCCTAAAACTCTCTCTATGAAACAGCAGCAAGTCATCCGAAAGTTTCTTGTAAGTCGTCTCAATATCCTCACAATCGATGCGTTCGTACAAAAGATTTTGAGAAAATTCGCCTTTTTCGCCAGCCTTTCCCCCGATTTTACCATCGAGACAATCGAAGTTTTTGAGTCTTTCATCAATGCACTGGAAGAAAAAGAGTTTATGAGATTGACCAATTTTGCAAAGTGGTTTGGACAGAGTGGAATTGGTACTTTTTTTGATACGCTCTATGAAAAAGACAAAGAGCTTCCTGCCGTTCAGTGTACGATTCAGGATAATATGGAAGAAGTACTCTCTTTGTATCACAAAATAGTAGAGCATATCCATAATGTGGGTACAGAAGCGAAAAAGCGAGATTTTCAACCGGTAGCCAGAGTGGAAGAGTTTCTCTTTACAAAAAGTGGCGGGATAAGAGCGTGGCTAATGAAAGAGGAGTTTAAGATTCCAGGAGTTCCCGCATCACACGAGGTTCAAGAGATTTTCGTGCAGCTCAAAAATGCGATAAAAAAATATTACGACTTTAAAGAGGCGAAATTTTTACAAACGCTGTTTGATTATTACGAGCAGTTTAAAATCCAGAGAAAAAGGCTCATTGCTCAAAGGAATGCTCTAGATTTTACCGACATCAAGCATTATACGTACGATTTACTACAAGATTCCATAGAAAAAGATTTTCTCTATTTCAGGCTCGATAGCAAAATATCACACATTCTATTTGACGAATTTCAAGACACCTCTGTGGAGGATTGGAAAATATTTGAACCTTTGGTCGATGAGATAGCAAGCGGAATGGGGGTTCAAGAACAGCGCAGTTTTTTTTACGTTGGAGACGTGAAACAGGCTATTTATGGATTTCGAGGAGGGCAGGCAGAACTTTTCGACTGGGTGGCACGACGCTATGGCATGCAGATCGAAGAGCTTGATGTCAATTACCGTTCACGTTCGAATATCGTCGAATATGTCAATGAGATGTTTGGGCTTGAACAAAAAAGCGATAAAACGGGCGGCTATGTGGAAGTACGGGAGAGTGAATCGCTCCTTGAAGACCTGCAAGCAAAAGTACAGATGCTTTTGGATAGCGGCGTACAAGAAGATCAAATCGCCATCCTTGTCCCTACGAATAACGATGTTTTTCAAGTTGCCGATTTCTTGCAAGAATCACTTGGTTTGAAGGCAACTACCAGCAGTTCCAAACTTCTTATCCATCAGCCTTATGCAAAAGCGATCATCGAGGCAATAAAGTATATCTATTCCAAAGAGAAGATCCATCTTTTCAATTTTCAAAGTGTCGCTTCACAAGAGCTTGATACGTTCAAAGAGCATAAGCCGGTTCAGCTTATTCGAAAGATTGCAGATCGGTATGATTTGTGGGATGACTCGGTTTTAGAACTTTTGGAGCATTCTGTGACATATAAAGATATCGAAGAGTTTGTAGAAAAAATTGATCAATGTGGTATTGAAGTACAAAGTGCAAGCCAGGGAGTTGAGGTCCTTACTGTTCATAAATCCAAAGGCCTTGCATTTGAACATACTATCGTTCTGGATCGACTGGGTTTGGATCGATCGAGAAAAGAGAACATTATCTTCGATTATGAGGGGATCGATCTAAAAAGAGTTGTCTTACGGCAAAAGGGAAGAGAACAATTTGATCAAGAATATCGACAACTGCTTGAAAAAGAGGAGCAAAAAGAGCTACAAGAGCTTCGAAATGTTGCATATGTAGCTTTGACACGTGCAAAGGATTCTTTGATCGTCTTGAAAAATCCGAACTCAAAACGGTACGGATTTTTACAAGAGACGCGAAGAGGAGAAGTTGTGGCGCAAAAAAGCGGGAATGATGAGAAAATAGTACCCTTTGCATGGAAAATGAGAAACTACGGGAAACAGGAGATTATCGAAGAGGCAGAATATAGGCCGAACGATTTTAAAGCGATTTATAAAGGAGAAGCGTATCATCAATCTTTGGAGATCGGTTTTGCATACGCCAAAAGCCGGTTTGCACTGTTGAGTGATTTGGAGCATATGCAAGAAGAGGTGGAAAAAGTCCAGGAAATGATTGAAAAAAGATTTAAACCGATCTGTTACAAAGAGATTCCATTTGTGAGTGGAGATAAGCTTGGTATAATTGACCTACTTATAGAAGAAGATGAACGCTATATCATCATAGACTATAAAAGTACTAGGCCTCATGATGAGAGCGGATACATAAAACAGGTTCAGTTTTACAAAGAATCGATAGAAAAGATCACAGGAAAAAAAGCTGAAGGGTATCTTCTTTATATCGATGAATTACAACTAAAAAAGGTTTGA
- a CDS encoding (Fe-S)-binding protein, producing MSVFEFTSVSDACIKCGKCIPTCTIHQVNPDEVTSPRGFIELLGDYQKGEIELDKTAKDIFESCFLCTNCVDVCPNSLPTDMIIEEVRHDIAQKYGIAWYKRAFFWLLRNRWAMDLFSKLGYVFKSCVLQNEPKRRGLLPKFDLPMIKKDRLLPSMKSKSFLNSYPNRINKNGKRKVAIFIGCLANYNYTEIGDGLVEILKTLDYEIFIPKKQLCCGAPAYFTGDFDTVEYLTKKNIEYFETFIDEVEAIVIPEATCSAMIKHDWEVFFTNRGMQEWAQRAKKVNEKIFMATEWLANHTNLKELLEQKGKRFEEVVTYHDACHARKVQGIWKEPRELIGKSFQLVEMEDPNRCCGFGGVTIQTEKFHLAQAAGKPKAAMIEKSGAKIVSAECSACRVQISNALYQNGVDAVFKNPIELIAKALKES from the coding sequence TTGAGCGTGTTTGAGTTTACTTCAGTGAGCGATGCTTGTATCAAATGTGGAAAATGTATTCCCACATGTACCATACATCAGGTGAACCCTGATGAGGTTACGAGTCCAAGGGGGTTTATTGAACTGCTTGGGGATTATCAAAAGGGCGAGATTGAACTGGATAAAACGGCCAAGGATATTTTTGAGAGCTGTTTTTTATGTACCAACTGTGTGGATGTCTGTCCAAACTCTTTACCAACAGATATGATTATAGAAGAGGTTCGACACGATATCGCTCAAAAATATGGAATTGCCTGGTATAAAAGGGCGTTTTTTTGGCTTCTTCGAAACAGATGGGCAATGGATCTTTTTAGTAAACTGGGATACGTTTTTAAAAGCTGTGTACTGCAAAATGAACCCAAAAGAAGAGGACTCCTTCCAAAGTTTGATCTACCGATGATCAAAAAAGATAGGCTTTTGCCATCCATGAAAAGTAAAAGCTTTTTGAATAGCTACCCAAACCGTATCAATAAAAATGGCAAAAGAAAAGTCGCTATTTTCATCGGTTGTTTGGCAAATTACAACTATACGGAGATCGGCGATGGGCTGGTGGAAATTTTAAAAACGCTAGATTACGAGATTTTTATTCCTAAAAAGCAGCTTTGCTGCGGAGCCCCTGCCTATTTTACGGGGGACTTTGATACAGTGGAGTATCTTACAAAAAAGAATATAGAATATTTTGAAACATTTATCGATGAAGTGGAAGCTATCGTCATACCAGAGGCCACCTGCAGTGCTATGATCAAGCATGACTGGGAGGTCTTTTTTACCAATCGCGGTATGCAAGAGTGGGCGCAAAGGGCAAAGAAAGTGAATGAAAAGATTTTCATGGCGACCGAGTGGTTGGCTAACCATACAAATCTCAAAGAGCTTTTAGAACAAAAAGGGAAAAGATTTGAGGAGGTTGTAACCTACCACGATGCGTGCCATGCAAGAAAGGTACAGGGTATTTGGAAGGAGCCAAGAGAGCTGATCGGAAAATCTTTTCAGCTTGTAGAGATGGAAGATCCGAACAGATGTTGTGGTTTTGGCGGCGTCACGATACAAACGGAAAAATTCCATCTGGCACAGGCTGCCGGGAAACCGAAAGCTGCCATGATTGAAAAAAGTGGTGCCAAAATCGTTTCGGCGGAGTGTAGCGCGTGCCGTGTACAGATCAGCAATGCGTTGTATCAAAACGGTGTGGATGCAGTTTTTAAAAATCCGATAGAATTGATCGCAAAAGCTTTAAAAGAGTCTTAA
- a CDS encoding carbonic anhydrase yields MKKLLMIAAFGTFMFAGVTGEGHHADHWSYSGNMGPQHWGDIDPKFRMCALGVNQSPIDMDRFVDAKLPKLKITYAGIAKEVVYNGHTIKVTTLGKNEVVIDGKPFMLMQFHFHTPSENKIAGKQFPMEAHFVHKSKDGEYLVIALMFKEGRKNSALQKVLNDLSTEVGKKRMLREMFNPGDFFPRKLDYYRYDGSFTTPPCTEGVRWIVLKNPVEASKEQIAMMHEIMHDNSRPVQPLKARVILK; encoded by the coding sequence ATGAAAAAACTATTGATGATAGCAGCTTTTGGTACATTTATGTTTGCAGGGGTTACTGGGGAAGGGCATCATGCCGATCATTGGAGCTATTCCGGTAATATGGGACCACAGCACTGGGGTGATATAGATCCAAAGTTTCGGATGTGTGCTTTGGGTGTCAACCAGTCCCCCATCGATATGGATCGCTTTGTCGATGCAAAACTTCCAAAACTCAAAATAACGTACGCAGGAATAGCAAAAGAGGTCGTCTATAATGGTCATACGATTAAGGTAACTACATTAGGGAAAAACGAGGTGGTTATAGATGGCAAACCTTTCATGCTCATGCAGTTTCATTTTCATACACCAAGCGAAAACAAGATAGCTGGAAAACAGTTTCCTATGGAAGCACACTTTGTTCACAAAAGTAAAGACGGAGAGTATCTTGTCATAGCTTTAATGTTCAAAGAAGGGAGAAAAAATAGCGCTTTGCAGAAAGTCTTGAATGATTTAAGCACGGAAGTCGGTAAAAAGCGTATGCTAAGAGAAATGTTTAATCCTGGTGATTTTTTTCCAAGAAAACTGGATTATTACCGATATGATGGCTCGTTTACAACGCCTCCTTGTACGGAAGGTGTACGATGGATTGTCCTCAAAAATCCTGTGGAAGCCAGTAAAGAACAGATTGCAATGATGCATGAAATCATGCATGACAATAGCCGACCTGTGCAACCACTGAAAGCACGAGTCATTTTAAAATAA
- a CDS encoding methyl-accepting chemotaxis protein, producing MNLSMLKKIQYANILSIVLFSITVTVEIFKSGFDWIFILNIINFICAWIIFVSVIKIQKTLRVLSTVIQKAKNGIFNYSFTINDTGVIKLMGENLTAFMNEVETFLSDTDRVLKDIDHKRFSVIDPDRYNGEFKKIALSINHSVENIQAKERFVEKEELNFKIGKLGGGVAGGLNVIKEDLLHSIEKVKKIVANSNNISDEAEDVNKLLDDVVVKLDQLLTLIHKSNKMTESLNKKAENVGDIIKLINDIADQTNLLALNAAIEAARAGELGKGFSVVADEVRKLAEKTQKSTEEVRKVLELLQNESRESVQNAKKMERIANESTGLVENFKNSLTDFTAHAVRSKILADSIANTLTITKFKLDHVIYKNQVIYHNFFIGKIENSYVDEKHCDFGRWYYNQGKEIYKEIPLYFEIEKPHTKLHKLAKEIIEIIEQPDFDNYVLAHKDEIYNKFVEMENASSQLFELLDRLLHEYELHLNKETIDVEVVEKEQTPALINAS from the coding sequence ATGAATCTATCTATGCTTAAAAAGATCCAGTACGCCAACATCCTTTCCATTGTTCTTTTTTCTATAACAGTCACTGTCGAGATATTTAAGTCTGGATTTGACTGGATTTTTATATTAAATATCATCAATTTCATCTGTGCATGGATTATTTTTGTCAGTGTCATAAAGATTCAAAAAACATTGAGGGTGCTTTCTACTGTTATTCAAAAAGCGAAAAATGGTATCTTTAACTACTCATTTACTATAAACGATACTGGTGTTATTAAACTTATGGGAGAGAACCTTACCGCATTTATGAATGAGGTGGAAACCTTTTTAAGTGACACCGATAGAGTACTTAAAGATATTGATCACAAGCGCTTCAGTGTTATTGATCCAGATCGGTACAACGGGGAATTTAAAAAAATAGCTCTTTCGATCAATCATTCTGTCGAAAATATTCAGGCAAAAGAGAGATTTGTTGAAAAAGAGGAACTCAATTTCAAAATAGGAAAGTTAGGAGGCGGAGTGGCCGGTGGACTCAATGTGATTAAAGAAGATTTATTGCACTCTATTGAAAAAGTAAAAAAGATTGTAGCCAACTCCAATAATATTTCCGATGAAGCTGAAGATGTGAACAAACTTCTTGATGACGTCGTTGTAAAACTGGATCAACTTCTAACCCTTATCCACAAATCAAACAAAATGACCGAATCGCTCAACAAAAAAGCAGAAAATGTAGGGGATATTATTAAACTGATCAACGATATCGCTGACCAAACGAATCTTTTGGCTCTCAACGCCGCTATCGAAGCAGCACGTGCCGGAGAATTGGGTAAAGGCTTCAGCGTTGTCGCTGATGAAGTAAGAAAACTTGCTGAAAAGACCCAGAAGTCAACGGAAGAGGTTCGAAAAGTCCTCGAATTGCTCCAGAACGAGAGTCGAGAAAGTGTACAAAATGCCAAAAAAATGGAACGCATTGCAAATGAGTCGACAGGCCTTGTCGAAAATTTTAAAAATTCACTTACTGATTTTACCGCGCATGCTGTCCGCTCCAAGATTTTGGCAGACTCCATTGCCAACACACTGACTATTACCAAATTTAAACTAGATCATGTCATTTATAAAAACCAAGTGATTTATCACAACTTCTTCATTGGAAAAATAGAAAACTCCTATGTGGATGAGAAGCATTGCGACTTTGGACGGTGGTATTACAATCAAGGAAAAGAGATTTACAAGGAGATACCACTCTATTTTGAGATAGAAAAGCCTCATACCAAACTGCATAAACTTGCAAAAGAGATCATTGAAATTATAGAACAACCAGATTTTGACAATTATGTTTTGGCCCATAAAGATGAGATATATAATAAATTTGTAGAAATGGAAAATGCTTCTTCGCAGCTTTTTGAACTTCTAGATAGGCTTTTGCATGAGTATGAACTCCATCTCAATAAAGAAACTATCGATGTGGAAGTGGTTGAAAAAGAGCAGACTCCGGCATTAATCAATGCTTCATAA